In the Clostridia bacterium genome, ACTTGGTTTGCCAGCATCCGGAGTCACGATCTTCGAAACAGGGCAGCAAAACAGCGCGGAAAGTTTGTCAAGCATATCAGCGCTTATGGCTCTTTCTCCAGATTCAAACTTCGATACCAGGCTCTGATCGACGCCAAGATAAGAGGCAACGTTCTTCTGACCGAGGCCCATGCCTTCTCTGAGCGATTTCAGATTTGAACCCACAATGCTCATGTCAATCGTCATGATAACCCTCCTTATCATGTTGACGCAGTGTTAGTATACTCCGGTCCTGTCATAAAAACAACTAGTTAAGCAGAATAAGTTATGACAAACTTGGCAATAGTCTTGACCCATAGAACCGCTAGCGCGCATAATGCACCCTCGGAAAGGGGGAATAGGCATGGAACGCTATATCCCATATGAAAAGCTGGCCAAGAAAAAACAGCGAGAACTCGATCTGAAGC is a window encoding:
- a CDS encoding helix-turn-helix transcriptional regulator, whose product is MTIDMSIVGSNLKSLREGMGLGQKNVASYLGVDQSLVSKFESGERAISADMLDKLSALFCCPVSKIVTPDAGKPSLAFAFRANRLDGSDLKAVAVINKIALNQLHMDRLTGDAADA